GAACCATAGAACTCGAAAATGGGTTGGGGTTGCTCCCAGTCAGGGTGAGGTAAGGAGTCATGGCTGCCTCCTGAAAGACCAACAGTTGAGGCACACAAAGAACCACCCTTTCGCAAGGCACCGAAGTTGAATGGTGTTGAGACAATCAGCCGTCGATCACAGCAACCAAGTCACAACAGCAGAATGGTTCCAGATGAATGTCATTGATGCGTCTGCTTGCTTCGCTGTTGGCTCTCTGCATCGCCCTGCTGATGCCGGGCAAGGTTCAGGCAAGTTCTTTGGAGATTGACATCCTCAGCATCTCCAACGACGGAATCGGCGAATCGATTGGCACCGTTCTGGCCAGAGACAGTCAGAACGGACTTGTGATCACACCATCCCTCACCAGTCTGAGCGAAGGCGAGCATGGTTTTCATCTGCATGCCGGCACGTCCTGCCAGGCGGCTTTCAATGATGAGAACGTGAGCATCGCAGGGCTGGCAGCCAAAGGGCACTGGGATCCCGACAACACCAAGACGCACAGCGGTCCGTTCAGCGACGGACATCGTGGTGATCTCAGTCGCCTGATTGTCAATGCCGATGGCAGCACCACCACCGAAGTTGTGGCTCCGCGGCTGAACACTGCTGATCTGCGAGGGAGGGCTCTGATCGTTCATGCCGGAGGAGACACCTACAGCGACGTTCCCCCACTCGGCGGTGGAGGTGCGCGCATCGCTTGCGGTATCGCAGGATGAGCAGCAGACGCTGATTCAGAAACTGCTCTGGTTCTGACCCGCGAAACGACCTTGATAGTTCTCTTCGCCATCAAGACTTTGGAAGATGAACTGACAGATGGCTGTACCAGGATGAACGGCAAGAGGAGCAGGTCCGAAATTGCTCATCTCCAGCACCTGTTGACTGTCGATTCCAGGTCCCATGAAGGGTGCACTGATATGCACCATCAGACCCAGGCGAGCAAATCGGCTACGCCCCTCAAGCCATCCACAAAGGCCAGGGCCAAGCCTCAAACGCTCTTCGGTGATCCCGAGGATGGTTTCACCCGGCATGATCAGGATGTGGCCTCCTCGTGCGATGTCGACCTTGTCGGTGAACGATCGGTAGTCGGTGTGTTCATTCACATCGACAATTTCGTGAACTTTGCGAAAGACGCGAAAACTGCAAGCCAGCGTGAGATCGACTGAGGCAGGACCGACATGCTCCGGAATGAACGGAGTGATGGTGATGGCGCCACTGTCGATCGCCCGCAGAATCGCCTGACGCCCGAGAACGGCCATAAAAAGGATGTCTGGCCATTCAGGTTATGGACAAGTGGACTCTGCGGCCAGTGCGAAAGACAGACAATGCGTCAGCCGAACGTCCTTCCGTTCCAACCGAAGAAACTCGCAGGAACATCATCGAAGCTGATGTAGATCCTGTCGGCAGGAATCCCCGTTCGAGCCGTGATCAGCTCACAGAATGCCTCTGTCATCGCAGATGGGTGCAGGGCCCCGATGGACTTGACCTCAACGAATGCGGCAGGAGCGGATGTACCGGCGAAGGTCATCGGCACATCGGTCTCGAGGAGTGTCATCACGTAGGCCTCTGGCTTGCCGGTCTGCTCGGCCAACATGGCTGAAAGCTCAAGCAGAAGCTCGTCTCGACGATCGACAGAAGCAAGCGAGGTGCGCAGAGTGATCAGAGGCATGGTGAGCGTCACAAATGGCCAATAGTCTGAATCTTTTCAACGCTGCTGAGATTCTCGAAAGGCCTGAAGTTTGTCGATGTCTTTTTCCTGATCGATCGAATAGTCAGTGAGGATCAGCGCCTTACCAATCGTGCCAAGGGCGTATTCAATCCGATCGAGATCTGCACGTCCCTGCTGATCAGCCCGGGCAGTGCGAATCACTGATGGAGTGAGCTGGTCGGCCAACTGTTCGATTGCATCAGCAATAGCGCTGGCCTGGGTGAGGAGGTCACTGGAGCCCACGAAACAAAAGAATGCGGTTCTGCACTGATCATGCCAACAGCTAGCGACAAAAAAATATTGCTCTCGTGATTCAACGACTGTTCCAGCGATTCCAAACACGTCGATGCCAAGGCGTGACATCTTGGGGTGGAACGCTGTCACCCCGTTGCGTTCGCTCGATCTGATCGATTTCCTGACGGAGCTGCTTGAGCACAGGAATCAACAGAACTGCTGCAATCAGTCCCACAACGAGCAGAACCGGCAAAAGCGTCACCATCCAGACCGTGACGATGACCAGAACAGCAAAGCTGATCAACTGTTGAAGCCAAGGGGGGCGACTGCGCCCAGGCAGTTGCTTCATGCGCTGCGGAGCGGCGTGGTTAATCAGCCAAGGAGAACACAGGATCAGGTCAGAAAACAAGAATGCTGTTGATTCAGCTGTATTCGCCTGGAGGCTGGCGTTTCGACACCGTGACACGCCCCACCTTCTGACCTGAGAAACGCAGCAGCTCATCACCGGAGAATTCATAGCCAAGACCGGCAGCAATTTTGGCCACATCATCAGCAGTGGATGAGGCCAAAACAGCATCCTTCAACGTTGGATCGCTCTGCATCAGAACCAGAAACGCCTTCAACTGATCGAGAGCCATGGACATAAGCGACCAGGCTGATCATCGCCTGTAGCGGCACCCTTCGGAAACAGAAACGCCGAAGAGCACCAATGCTTGACCAGAGTGTGATGTTTTTTGCATCAACAACAAAAAGATCTAATTAGATTAATTTAAAATTTAAACTCAATGAAGTTCAACCTTCCCTCACCGCAGGGCCTAAAAAAGAAGACCGAAGAAATTCTGCTAAGCAATAAGTCATATGCCGCGATTTTACTGATCTTCAATGTGGCTTACATTCTCCCTAAATTCACCCAAGCGTCTGACCCTTCAAGCATCATCATCGCCACAATTCCACCCGCTTTTGTCATTTCAGTTGTCATCACCTTCGCAAGAGACCAATACATTAAAAATACTCTCATCCGCAGATTAATGGACGACTCTTACATACCATCCCTCTACAAAAGTGATATCGACCTCAGAGCACTTGAAAACCCAACACCATTAAAAAAGAAGAGAGCCATGACCAGGCAATGGCTTGAAGCCAACATTCTCGACCGAATCAGCAGCGAATAAGGATCCAACACCCACAAAGCCACTTTTTTAGAAGACAAACTTCCAGCTAAAGTTCCGAGAACATATGTAAAATTTTTAATCAACCAAATCCAACCAGTCTCAGGTGGCACTTCAGCTCCCAGTTGATGCAGGCAGGCCCGAGGTTCCAATCGGTCACCAGATGAGACGGTCAAAGAGCGGTAAATCTGCTAAATGATGATTAATGAGCACAAATCGTTCAATGCTCCAGGGTCGATACGAGCACAAAGGCATGGCTTATGTCATTAAAGAAATGACCGGTGGTCCTGGATATCTCGTGCTTGGCTCACCCAAGGGACACCTCAAGCAACTGGGCAGAGAATATCCATCCCTGAAGGCTGCGGATGCTGCAGCACGACGCGCCATTGACCAGATGCTGGCAGAAGCGCAGTAAAAAGCCCTCTCAAAAGGAGGGCTTTCTCTGCAGGTGGGCCTGCACATGGTAGAAATACTTAGTACTGAATCGTGGCTGTCACACCAGATTCTGGATCAACTTTTCGATCGCTTGATCAAACCCAGGCCTTGAGAGGTTGCGGAAAACGATCGCGATAAAGCCTTGACAGACTCAGAGAGCCAGAACCAGCGATGGCAAGCACCAGAAAAATGAACAGATAAAGCGCTGAAGTCTCGTATTCGTAGTTGTGGGCTTCAACAACTCCGAAGGGAGCGCCTTGAAGACCGGTGTCGAGAAAATGAAAGGTCATCGCGAACAACATCGTCGACAACAAACCAATCACAGCTGGACGAGTGGCGATGCCGAAAACGAGAACAACAGATCCGATGATTTGTGTGTATGCAGCAAGATATGTCCAAAGGACATGGTCAAACGGTAAAAAAGAAAAGTACTGATCAACAATAAATGAGGTGAATCCAACAGGATCCTGCAACTTCTCAAACCCATGATGAATCATGAGAAAACCTGCTGAAACGCGCAGAATCAGTAAACACAAGTCAGAGGAAAATTGATTCGACGTTTCTTCACTCATGATTTTCAGGCAAACTAAAACCTGATCATCTTACTCTTGATCAATGCCTGTCCGTTGTCGAACAACACACGGGGACAAGACGAGTGAAAGAGGTGCGCTGGTGAAACCATCCCTAGTGCTCACCAGCCCAACCTGCTTGATTCGAATTGAATGGAGAAACCACCCTTCATCAAATCAATCCAATTGCGTACAAGCAATCGGCACTGCAACCATCGGACAAACAAACAGATTGGACTGAAATGAATGAGACCAGATCAGGTGTCGTGAGTTGCCGAGCGGGCGTAGCAATGCATCGAGCCAGAAGAAGCACTCAAAAACTGAGGTTCTTGAAGCCAAAAACATCTGCATAGAGTATCAACAGGCACACTGGCGAAGGCTTGTGCGAACGTAACTTGTATTTATGAATCAAGCCAGATTGCAACGCCTGTCCGAAGAATATTTCCTCATAACCCATCCCGATGGGACATGGGAAATCATTCATGGAGACCGCATCAGCACACTTCAACGGTCATAAGCATTGGCAGCATGGAGCAATCTCAGAGTCAAAGGAGAGTAGACAGATGCTGCCAACCTTTGTTTGGTCAGGAGAGGACATTGACCGGTTGGAGTCTTGGTGGTCCAATCGCATTGAACAGCTGATTGCCATGAAACAGCCACTGGCTGCATCAGCTCTCTTTGATGAATTCCAACTGGAGCAACGAAGCAATTTCACTCATCCAGACTGACTTTTGATACAATGATCAATCGATTGCACGAGTGATGACAGTGGAAAGACTCTACGGCGAAGATAAAAAAAAGGCTCTATCGATCTTTTACGACAATTTCTGCGAAGAGATTGATCAACTCTTCTTCAATAAATTTCAGGAACTTTCAGATCTGAACGTGGGAGAAGGTGAAACGACCAGGATTGTTGGTCGTCTTCTGAATGCGAAAACCAATGTGATTGATCAAATCAGAGGTTAACTCCTCAGAAACAATAATGACCGCCTTAACAAGATGATCAAGAGCGATCAGGCTGAGATTCAACCCAATGGATGAATCAAGAGGGAGGCTGGAAAATTCACAGCAGCCAGAGAAAGAAGCGCTAAATTGACTTTAGTGATGACCTGAGAGCGTGGAGACGCGAAAACAAAATCAAAAATCGTCTGTGTGGACATGGTTGCTTCAACCGCTAGACAAACTCAAAAGGCGAGTTGCCGTAGTTCCCTCAGTCAATGAGACGGTCAGTGCCATGAAAGACATCGGCGTCGACCTGACGAATGACGTCAATCAAGAATGACGCTGAGCACGCTGCCCATGCATTGAGATCTAGAGACTGGCATGCCATCTAAACCCCGTGATCGTGTCGGTGAAATCTATGGCCGATTGACCGTCGTTCGCGCATCCGAACGCCGCACTAAAAGTGGCAATGCCTATTGGTGGTGTCGTTGCAGCTGTGGCAGAGAAAGAGAGGTGCCCGGAGACAAACTCTCAACCAACACAGCCCGCAAAAAACCAGTAATTACGGCATGTCTGCTCTGTTCCAAGGAACTGCAAGTTGAAGGTGTCTGCGCCAAGAACGATCGTGAAGAACGCCAGAGACGGGAGGACGCAAAGCGTCAACGCGATGCATTGAAAGGGCATGTGCCGGATCGATGGCTACGACTTCCACTCACTGATGCCCATGCTCGCGAGCTGGGTCAAGTTCTGTTTTTTCGAGGAACGTCTTGCCTGCGAGGTCATCTGGCCCCGTATCGCATTAATGGAGGTTGTCTGGCTTGTTCAGGCCAGACACCATCAGCTCACTCGACACTGATCACAAACAGCCCAAACTCAGCTCAAAGCGAGTCATAACAACAACCAGGATGCATAGCCTGTCAGAGAATCAGAACCTGGTCTGATCAGAAACCTGACTCATTCATTCCCTCTGGCTATCAAACCAGCAAGGGTTCAAAAGACGATGACAAGATTTGTACTGGGGAGTGGTGAGGTCTTCGAGTCTGAAAGAGATCCTTCAGATTTTGACACTTATTGCTACGGAAAAAATGGGCAGGAACAAACCTGCCATCTCCTCTCTTACCAATCAGAGATCGCCTTCTTGATGGTCTTGGGTGATGACCTCAACCTCCGCTACGAGCCGGTTCAGGCCCAAGGTTGAGGCGATGATCAAAGATTCACCAATGACATCTTGGTGTGATCTTATGAACGCGAGTAGTGCATCAATCAGACGAACTCGCTAGAAAAGTTGTATGACTGATAACAGCAAAAGACGAGCGCTTGAAGCTCTGATCGAGAGAGCAGCCGCAAACCTCAATCTCAGCGAAGAGGAGTCCAAGGCTTTGATCGCACCGATTTCTGAGCAATTCAAGCGACTTGAAGCCGACAACTGAATCACTGAATGCGTTTTTGCTCTAGCTCACGCAAGGATTCGTAAGCAGCCCA
This genomic window from Synechococcus sp. MIT S9220 contains:
- the sodC gene encoding superoxide dismutase family protein — translated: MRLLASLLALCIALLMPGKVQASSLEIDILSISNDGIGESIGTVLARDSQNGLVITPSLTSLSEGEHGFHLHAGTSCQAAFNDENVSIAGLAAKGHWDPDNTKTHSGPFSDGHRGDLSRLIVNADGSTTTEVVAPRLNTADLRGRALIVHAGGDTYSDVPPLGGGGARIACGIAG
- the dcd gene encoding dCTP deaminase, whose product is MAVLGRQAILRAIDSGAITITPFIPEHVGPASVDLTLACSFRVFRKVHEIVDVNEHTDYRSFTDKVDIARGGHILIMPGETILGITEERLRLGPGLCGWLEGRSRFARLGLMVHISAPFMGPGIDSQQVLEMSNFGPAPLAVHPGTAICQFIFQSLDGEENYQGRFAGQNQSSF
- a CDS encoding phenylpyruvate tautomerase MIF-related protein; this translates as MPLITLRTSLASVDRRDELLLELSAMLAEQTGKPEAYVMTLLETDVPMTFAGTSAPAAFVEVKSIGALHPSAMTEAFCELITARTGIPADRIYISFDDVPASFFGWNGRTFG
- a CDS encoding Nif11-like leader peptide family natural product precursor, which gives rise to MALDQLKAFLVLMQSDPTLKDAVLASSTADDVAKIAAGLGYEFSGDELLRFSGQKVGRVTVSKRQPPGEYS
- a CDS encoding DoxX family protein, whose protein sequence is MSEETSNQFSSDLCLLILRVSAGFLMIHHGFEKLQDPVGFTSFIVDQYFSFLPFDHVLWTYLAAYTQIIGSVVLVFGIATRPAVIGLLSTMLFAMTFHFLDTGLQGAPFGVVEAHNYEYETSALYLFIFLVLAIAGSGSLSLSRLYRDRFPQPLKAWV
- a CDS encoding early protein (E6); protein product: MPSKPRDRVGEIYGRLTVVRASERRTKSGNAYWWCRCSCGREREVPGDKLSTNTARKKPVITACLLCSKELQVEGVCAKNDREERQRREDAKRQRDALKGHVPDRWLRLPLTDAHARELGQVLFFRGTSCLRGHLAPYRINGGCLACSGQTPSAHSTLITNSPNSAQSES